The following are from one region of the Synechococcus sp. CBW1108 genome:
- a CDS encoding transposase: MDVEHGFIRRYAVTPANIHDSQMLPMLLDPENTDDYVWADSAFAGERFEDLLDLGGFESCIHEKGSRNHPLSDAAKERNRIKSAIRACVEHVFGCMTMSMGGKMTRKIGLEKNKAWWGLKNLTFNFLRYLLRANRAFALA; this comes from the coding sequence ATCGACGTTGAACATGGATTTATCAGACGCTATGCCGTGACACCGGCCAATATCCATGACAGTCAGATGCTGCCGATGCTCCTCGATCCTGAGAACACAGATGATTATGTTTGGGCAGATTCTGCCTTTGCAGGCGAGCGCTTTGAAGACCTACTGGATCTTGGCGGTTTTGAAAGTTGCATTCACGAAAAAGGCAGCCGCAATCACCCGCTAAGCGACGCAGCCAAAGAGCGAAACCGTATTAAATCAGCAATTAGAGCTTGTGTGGAACATGTTTTTGGCTGCATGACCATGTCTATGGGTGGCAAGATGACTAGAAAGATTGGGCTTGAGAAAAACAAAGCATGGTGGGGTCTCAAGAATCTGACATTTAACTTCTTGCGATATCTTCTAAGAGCAAATCGTGCATTTGCACTCGCATGA
- a CDS encoding transposase family protein: protein MLVAGPDSIGFGRREWATSMPQIPDAAADQLDSNDLISFFKAIPDGRFPRGVRYPQWFLLLVAMLGILSGSRSSRDLEAFAKRLRQEFNQALGLDFKRWPSDATFLYLYRFAEA from the coding sequence GTGCTGGTGGCGGGGCCTGACAGCATTGGCTTCGGTCGGCGCGAATGGGCCACCTCCATGCCCCAAATCCCTGACGCAGCAGCTGATCAGCTTGATTCCAACGACTTAATCAGCTTTTTCAAGGCAATCCCCGACGGACGTTTTCCCCGTGGTGTGCGCTACCCACAGTGGTTCCTGTTGTTGGTGGCGATGCTCGGCATCCTGAGTGGCAGCAGGAGCTCCCGTGATCTGGAGGCGTTTGCCAAGCGGCTTCGGCAGGAGTTCAACCAGGCGCTGGGCCTGGATTTCAAACGCTGGCCGTCGGACGCCACATTCCTGTACCTGTACCGCTTCGCGGAAGCCTGA
- a CDS encoding ABC transporter ATP-binding protein, with translation MLNISFAKTKFFKDLLSPCFSNQPAAALIRKTARQQWRLISTNLISSVSQAFCEASTLGVIFLAVEVLSAPSSGFNWNATPLVAWPPAVFFLNKIPGTSLFLLLLVLAVLLKAIQGFSEYFNNISISYFSARCRALITGEIHSRVLSFDFPCVSKYKIGDLADYTREGPEAIRIQIEVISNLIVGILLASTYLFVLVRLSPWLLLAVLVLATCISFIQSQLLPRIRVGSSNLVHTQVDVSSRLTEDFQGIRLLHTSGQLGVAVNRLRSKMALLELQFRQQARRLAVVAPISGFLPILAIAFIAGFSVFLLGDKTSMLASLVTFVLALQRLTQRLSMIAGTLNQSADNSGKLTRLNQILSPIDKQFRRSGGIPFVEIRQSISFNQVGLQYSPDLPASLIDISFSLPKGQTLALVGPSGAGKSSIADMITGLYAPTSGKILIDDVALDQLDLDSWQQRLGVVSQDTFLFNATIAENISFGTSGVTMTKLKAACDAAQATGFIESLPLGYNTVVGERGYRLSGGQRQRLSLARAILRDPELLILDEATSALDSQSELLVQQAIEKFQRTHTVLVIAHRLSTITRANEILVLDRGRVIESGSHEQLLRKHALYYNLWSQQTS, from the coding sequence ATGTTAAATATATCTTTTGCCAAGACTAAATTCTTCAAGGATTTATTGTCGCCTTGTTTTAGTAATCAACCTGCTGCCGCATTGATCAGGAAAACTGCGCGACAACAGTGGCGTCTAATTTCTACCAACCTTATAAGTTCTGTTTCTCAAGCTTTTTGTGAAGCATCCACATTAGGGGTTATTTTTTTGGCGGTTGAGGTTCTGTCGGCGCCTTCAAGCGGTTTCAATTGGAACGCAACCCCCTTGGTGGCTTGGCCGCCAGCAGTTTTTTTTCTGAATAAAATACCGGGAACATCTCTGTTTCTACTGCTTTTGGTGCTTGCAGTTCTTCTTAAGGCAATACAGGGTTTTTCTGAATATTTTAACAATATTAGTATTTCCTACTTTAGTGCAAGATGCAGAGCTTTGATTACCGGAGAGATTCATTCTCGTGTTTTATCTTTCGACTTTCCATGCGTCAGTAAATACAAGATAGGTGATCTTGCTGACTACACCAGAGAAGGCCCCGAGGCAATAAGGATTCAGATCGAGGTCATCAGTAACCTGATAGTTGGCATCCTTCTTGCATCGACATATCTCTTTGTATTGGTTAGATTGTCGCCATGGCTGTTATTAGCCGTTTTGGTGTTGGCAACTTGCATCTCTTTTATCCAAAGTCAATTATTGCCAAGGATCCGCGTAGGTTCTTCTAATCTCGTGCACACCCAAGTTGATGTTAGCAGCCGTCTCACTGAAGATTTTCAAGGGATTCGCCTACTTCATACCAGTGGCCAACTTGGTGTAGCAGTCAATCGCCTAAGAAGTAAAATGGCCTTGCTCGAGTTGCAGTTTCGGCAACAAGCAAGACGCTTAGCTGTTGTAGCACCAATCTCAGGTTTCCTTCCCATCTTGGCTATTGCCTTTATTGCTGGCTTTAGCGTTTTCTTGCTAGGAGACAAGACAAGTATGTTGGCTAGCCTTGTTACATTTGTCCTAGCGCTGCAACGGTTAACCCAGCGCTTGAGTATGATTGCTGGTACTTTAAATCAAAGTGCTGACAATAGTGGCAAATTAACGCGATTGAATCAAATACTTTCTCCTATTGACAAGCAATTCCGTCGCAGTGGCGGAATCCCTTTTGTAGAGATTCGTCAGAGTATTAGCTTCAATCAGGTTGGCTTACAATACTCACCCGATTTGCCAGCTTCCCTTATTGACATTTCCTTTTCCTTGCCTAAAGGACAGACGTTAGCGCTCGTGGGACCAAGTGGAGCAGGTAAGAGCTCTATAGCTGACATGATAACCGGTCTTTATGCACCCACCAGCGGAAAAATACTTATCGATGATGTCGCCTTAGATCAGTTAGATCTAGATTCTTGGCAGCAGCGATTGGGGGTTGTTAGCCAGGATACTTTTCTTTTTAACGCTACAATAGCTGAAAATATCTCATTCGGTACATCTGGCGTAACCATGACCAAACTTAAAGCAGCATGTGATGCAGCCCAGGCAACAGGCTTTATTGAAAGTTTGCCACTCGGTTACAATACTGTGGTAGGTGAACGGGGGTACCGCTTGAGTGGAGGTCAGCGACAACGTTTGAGTCTGGCACGGGCGATTCTTCGAGATCCAGAGCTGCTTATCCTTGACGAGGCAACGAGCGCACTTGATTCCCAAAGCGAGTTATTAGTTCAACAGGCAATTGAGAAATTTCAGCGCACCCATACGGTTTTGGTTATCGCCCATCGACTTAGCACTATTACTCGCGCCAATGAAATTCTAGTTCTTGATCGTGGTCGAGTTATTGAGAGTGGATCTCATGAGCAACTACTAAGAAAGCATGCATTGTATTATAATTTATGGTCCCAGCAGACATCATAG
- a CDS encoding transposase, translated as MGQRGFWDEQQRVEKLKTKKPVLERLSQSIPWESFRPLLERGYAQERKSNAGRRRIDPLILFKMLVLQQLFNLSDDDTEFQVNDRRSFEEFVGLGVMNDIPDATTIAFFRERLRKAGVIEELFEKFEAYLRSQGLEARGGQIIDATLVPVPRQRNSREDNKEIKENRMPEGWDENPNRLQQKDLDARGLKRTASITMATRTVSVSTLNMDLSDAMP; from the coding sequence ATGGGCCAGAGAGGCTTCTGGGACGAGCAGCAGAGGGTTGAAAAGCTCAAAACTAAAAAACCTGTTCTTGAGCGACTTTCCCAGTCGATTCCTTGGGAATCATTTCGCCCACTGCTCGAAAGAGGTTATGCGCAAGAGCGGAAAAGCAATGCTGGTCGGCGGAGAATTGATCCTCTGATCCTCTTCAAAATGCTGGTGCTCCAACAGCTTTTCAATTTGAGCGATGATGACACTGAGTTCCAGGTAAATGATCGCCGTTCTTTTGAAGAGTTTGTTGGCTTAGGCGTAATGAACGATATTCCCGATGCTACTACTATCGCCTTTTTTAGAGAAAGGCTTCGTAAGGCTGGGGTAATCGAAGAGCTGTTTGAAAAGTTTGAGGCCTATCTCCGGTCCCAAGGCCTCGAAGCCCGTGGCGGGCAGATAATTGATGCAACGTTGGTTCCAGTGCCACGGCAGCGGAATAGCAGAGAAGACAACAAGGAGATTAAAGAGAATCGCATGCCTGAAGGATGGGACGAAAACCCAAATCGATTGCAGCAAAAGGACTTAGATGCGCGTGGGTTAAAAAGAACGGCATCAATCACTATGGCTACAAGAACAGTATCTGTATCGACGTTGAACATGGATTTATCAGACGCTATGCCGTGA
- a CDS encoding IS1182 family transposase — MQKRKTFRPWQPEQTSLLPASPSDWLTADHQVYFLLDLVDELDLSAIVIPAQSKDPRGEKGFDPRMMTLLLLYAYCVGTVSSRKIERACYEDLAFRVLTGNQQPDHSRISEFRRRNLEALSELFVQILRLCQAAGMVSLGHVALDGTKVQANASKHKAMSHERMLKAEAQLEKEIKELMRRAEILDAQEDGKYGKGKLGSDLPKELRRREDRLKKIRHARQALEAEAAAAAARDRAKQAAEAEAAVADAAAAADAAVADASEQQKLAGKAAKAQEKAEAAKELAIEKAQEAGLEPEGLDPQPADAMPYRGLAHRADGSPTAAAQRNYTDPDSHIMKSDGNLLQGYNCQAAVDGDHQVIVAMGVSNQPPDPEHLVPMLERTMANTTQVPRTFIADAGYWSEDNVSACEKRGTDPHIATGRLPHGQPLPPIYGPIPKGLDAKGKMARKLRKKEGREIYAKRKTIVEPVFGQTKEVRGLRRFLLRGLAKVNGEWMLWGTTHNLNKLWRHLKKQRLQEAMATG; from the coding sequence ATGCAGAAGCGCAAGACCTTTCGTCCCTGGCAGCCGGAGCAGACCTCCTTGCTGCCGGCCTCACCGAGTGACTGGCTGACCGCTGACCATCAGGTGTATTTCCTGCTCGATCTGGTCGATGAGCTGGATCTGTCGGCGATCGTGATCCCTGCCCAGAGCAAAGATCCCCGTGGCGAGAAGGGTTTCGACCCCAGGATGATGACGCTATTGCTGCTTTACGCCTACTGCGTGGGCACGGTCTCCTCCCGGAAGATTGAGCGGGCCTGCTACGAGGATCTGGCCTTCCGGGTGCTTACCGGCAACCAGCAGCCGGACCACAGCCGGATCAGTGAGTTCCGGCGCCGCAACCTTGAGGCCCTGAGCGAGCTGTTCGTTCAGATCCTGCGCCTCTGTCAGGCGGCCGGCATGGTCAGCCTGGGCCATGTGGCGCTGGACGGCACCAAGGTGCAGGCCAATGCCTCCAAACACAAAGCGATGAGCCACGAGCGGATGCTCAAAGCCGAGGCGCAGCTCGAGAAGGAGATCAAGGAGCTGATGCGCCGGGCCGAGATCCTTGATGCGCAGGAAGACGGCAAGTACGGCAAAGGCAAGCTGGGCAGTGATCTGCCCAAGGAGCTGCGGCGGCGCGAGGACCGGCTGAAGAAGATCCGCCATGCCCGACAAGCGTTGGAGGCAGAAGCAGCGGCCGCCGCTGCCCGTGATCGCGCCAAGCAGGCAGCAGAGGCAGAAGCTGCGGTGGCGGATGCTGCTGCTGCTGCCGATGCCGCAGTAGCGGATGCCAGCGAACAGCAGAAGCTGGCTGGCAAAGCAGCCAAGGCGCAGGAGAAAGCAGAGGCCGCCAAGGAGCTAGCGATCGAGAAGGCCCAGGAGGCAGGCCTTGAGCCGGAAGGATTGGATCCTCAGCCGGCTGACGCCATGCCTTATCGCGGCCTGGCCCATCGGGCCGATGGCAGCCCCACAGCCGCTGCGCAGCGGAACTACACGGATCCAGACAGCCACATCATGAAAAGCGACGGCAACCTGCTGCAGGGCTACAACTGCCAAGCGGCCGTCGATGGCGATCACCAGGTGATCGTGGCGATGGGCGTCAGCAACCAACCGCCGGATCCAGAGCACCTGGTGCCCATGCTGGAGCGCACCATGGCCAACACCACCCAGGTGCCCAGGACGTTCATTGCTGATGCGGGCTACTGGAGTGAGGACAACGTTTCTGCCTGCGAAAAGCGAGGCACCGACCCCCACATCGCGACGGGCAGGCTGCCGCACGGTCAGCCATTACCACCGATCTATGGCCCGATCCCCAAGGGGCTGGATGCCAAAGGCAAGATGGCCCGCAAGCTACGCAAGAAAGAAGGCCGAGAGATCTACGCCAAGCGCAAAACGATCGTGGAGCCGGTGTTTGGTCAAACCAAAGAAGTGCGAGGGCTGCGGCGCTTCCTGCTGCGCGGGCTGGCCAAGGTGAATGGGGAATGGATGCTCTGGGGAACAACCCACAACCTCAACAAGCTGTGGCGCCACCTGAAGAAACAGAGGCTGCAGGAGGCGATGGCAACGGGATAG